A genome region from Crossiella equi includes the following:
- a CDS encoding KamA family radical SAM protein — translation MNEHTGLPHSRQPYTYARRELVEPDWRRFPGWRDVTEAQWRDAQWQRSHCVKNVKQLRELVGDWLTESFYEDLAADQQHLATMSMLIPPQMLNTMVPGGAAGRAEFTEAFLADPVRRYMLPVASDRDTDWPSHPHAERDSLHEAEMWVVEGLTHRYPTKVLAELLSTCPQYCGHCTRMDLVGNSTPTVAKHRLALKPVDRQDRMLDYLRRTPGVRDVVVSGGDVANVPWPQLEAFLLRLLDIESIRDVRLASKALAGLPQHWLQPAVLEGMTRVAGRARARGVNLALHTHVNHVRSVTPLVAEAARAVLDAGVRDVRNQGVLMRGVNATPEDLLDLCFALQGEAGVLPYYFYLCDMIPNAEHWRVAVWEAIGLQHAIMGYLPGYATPRIVCDVPYVGKRWVDQVAEYDRELGVSYWTKNYRTGLDGDGDGVLEQRHVYYDPIGTLPESGRAWWTKQRIS, via the coding sequence ATCAACGAACACACCGGCCTGCCGCACTCGCGGCAGCCCTACACCTATGCCCGCAGGGAGCTGGTGGAACCGGACTGGCGCCGCTTCCCCGGCTGGCGGGACGTGACCGAGGCGCAGTGGCGGGACGCACAGTGGCAGCGCTCCCACTGCGTCAAGAACGTGAAGCAGCTGCGCGAGCTCGTGGGCGACTGGCTAACCGAATCCTTCTACGAGGACTTGGCGGCCGACCAGCAGCACCTGGCCACCATGTCGATGCTGATCCCACCGCAGATGCTCAACACGATGGTGCCCGGAGGGGCGGCCGGACGGGCGGAGTTCACCGAGGCCTTCCTGGCCGACCCGGTGCGCCGGTACATGCTGCCGGTGGCCTCCGACCGCGACACCGACTGGCCTTCGCACCCGCACGCCGAGCGTGACTCCTTGCACGAGGCGGAGATGTGGGTGGTGGAGGGGCTGACGCACCGCTACCCGACGAAGGTGCTGGCGGAGCTGCTGTCCACCTGCCCCCAGTACTGCGGGCACTGCACGCGCATGGACCTGGTGGGCAACTCCACACCGACCGTGGCCAAACACCGGCTCGCGCTCAAGCCGGTGGACCGCCAGGACCGCATGCTCGACTACCTCCGGCGCACGCCCGGCGTGCGCGATGTGGTGGTCAGCGGCGGGGACGTGGCCAACGTGCCGTGGCCGCAGCTGGAGGCCTTCCTGTTGCGGCTGTTGGACATCGAGTCCATCCGTGATGTCCGGCTCGCCTCCAAGGCGCTGGCCGGGCTGCCGCAGCACTGGTTGCAGCCCGCGGTGCTGGAGGGTATGACGCGCGTGGCCGGGCGCGCACGGGCGCGTGGGGTGAACCTGGCCCTGCACACACATGTGAACCACGTGCGGTCGGTGACGCCCCTGGTGGCGGAGGCCGCGCGGGCGGTGCTCGACGCCGGGGTGCGGGACGTGCGCAACCAGGGCGTCCTGATGCGCGGGGTGAACGCCACCCCGGAGGACTTGCTCGACCTGTGCTTCGCGTTGCAGGGTGAAGCCGGGGTGCTGCCCTACTACTTCTACCTGTGCGACATGATCCCGAATGCCGAGCACTGGCGGGTCGCGGTGTGGGAGGCGATCGGGCTCCAGCACGCCATCATGGGCTACCTGCCCGGCTACGCCACCCCGCGCATCGTCTGCGACGTGCCGTACGTGGGCAAACGCTGGGTGGACCAGGTCGCGGAGTACGACCGCGAGCTCGGCGTGTCCTACTGGACGAAGAACTACCGCACCGGTCTGGACGGCGACGGGGACGGGGTGCTGGAGCAGCGCCACGTCTACTACGACCCGATCGGGACGCTGCCGGAGTCCGGCCGGGCCTGGTGGACAAAGCAGCGGATTTCTTGA
- a CDS encoding AMP-dependent synthetase/ligase: protein MTRLMPVADVDVVRDEVKAEIEGHTVLSGFLETVERLGDADSMLWKDGDEWKSLTWNQYRDQVREIALGLELIGFRPKEFALLVARNRPEPHIADLAAQAAGGVATSVHTTLSPAQVAEIADNSQATVAFVENRELLAKFEEVRDRLPHLRTVVLLTGEVAPEEAGWLTTWEQLRSRGAELVPSRPDFFTEATTRLTSDDLATVVYTSGTTGKAKGVMLAHRNVRWSIAAGFREPDGSKPAEPEQGTLPTQNLKIISYLPLGTVGARMVDHWGHVIMGGAVINFCPDPAKLFEYLREVRPSLLMGVPAIFEKLHSELNAAIDNDPQPDRAALVRRCLAVGKQLARYQDRGEEVPEDLRGAAEQVKPVLRAILAKAGLDECLRAVSGGAPIDPEIIEFFQSLGLSMTQSWGMTELTTSVTSDGPNGSVGRPYPGVEIGLADDDEIIIRGGMVMQGYYRDPEATAEVLSPDGWFRTGDIGAYDEQGSLRIVGRKKELIINSAGTNIAPTKIEFLLQRHQLVGAACAIGDRRPHVTALLTLNPDRAAEWAAERGLDPDLAQLSQNPDLLAEIGEAVHKANGELSKAEQVRAFRVLPVEWSVDGGELTANFKKRRNPIAEKYAEVIEQLYRDGR, encoded by the coding sequence ATGACGCGGCTCATGCCCGTCGCCGACGTGGACGTCGTGCGCGATGAGGTCAAGGCGGAGATCGAGGGGCACACCGTCCTGAGCGGGTTCCTGGAGACCGTCGAACGGTTGGGCGACGCGGACTCGATGCTGTGGAAGGACGGCGACGAGTGGAAGTCGCTGACCTGGAACCAGTACCGCGACCAGGTGCGCGAGATCGCGCTGGGCCTGGAGCTGATCGGCTTCCGCCCCAAGGAGTTCGCGCTCCTGGTGGCCCGCAACCGGCCCGAGCCGCACATCGCCGACCTGGCCGCCCAGGCCGCGGGCGGCGTGGCCACCTCGGTGCACACCACGCTGTCCCCGGCCCAGGTCGCCGAGATCGCGGACAACTCCCAGGCCACCGTCGCCTTCGTGGAGAACCGCGAGCTGCTGGCGAAGTTCGAGGAGGTCCGCGACCGCCTGCCGCACCTGCGCACCGTGGTGCTGCTGACCGGTGAGGTCGCCCCGGAGGAGGCGGGCTGGCTGACCACCTGGGAGCAGCTGCGCTCGCGGGGCGCCGAGCTGGTGCCGTCCCGGCCGGACTTCTTCACCGAGGCCACCACGCGCCTGACCTCCGACGACCTGGCCACCGTCGTCTACACCTCCGGTACCACCGGCAAGGCCAAGGGCGTCATGCTCGCCCACCGCAACGTGCGCTGGTCGATCGCGGCCGGGTTCCGCGAGCCGGACGGCAGCAAGCCCGCTGAGCCGGAGCAGGGCACGCTGCCCACCCAGAACCTCAAGATCATCTCCTACCTGCCGCTGGGCACGGTCGGCGCGCGCATGGTCGACCACTGGGGCCACGTGATCATGGGCGGGGCGGTCATCAACTTCTGCCCGGACCCGGCGAAGCTGTTCGAGTACCTGCGCGAGGTGCGGCCCTCGCTGCTGATGGGCGTGCCCGCGATCTTCGAGAAGCTGCATTCCGAGCTCAACGCGGCCATCGACAACGATCCCCAGCCCGACCGCGCGGCACTGGTCCGCCGATGTCTGGCGGTGGGCAAGCAGCTGGCGCGCTACCAGGACCGGGGCGAGGAGGTGCCCGAGGACCTGCGCGGGGCCGCCGAGCAGGTCAAGCCGGTGCTGCGCGCGATCCTGGCCAAGGCCGGGCTGGACGAGTGCCTGCGCGCGGTCAGCGGCGGGGCGCCGATCGACCCGGAGATCATCGAGTTCTTCCAGTCGCTGGGCCTGTCCATGACGCAGTCCTGGGGCATGACCGAGCTGACCACCTCGGTGACCAGCGACGGGCCCAACGGCAGCGTGGGCAGACCGTACCCGGGCGTGGAGATCGGGCTGGCCGACGATGACGAGATCATCATCCGCGGCGGCATGGTCATGCAGGGCTACTACCGCGATCCCGAGGCCACCGCCGAGGTGCTCTCGCCGGACGGCTGGTTCCGCACCGGGGACATCGGTGCCTACGACGAGCAGGGCAGCCTGCGCATCGTGGGGCGCAAGAAGGAGCTGATCATCAACTCGGCGGGCACGAACATCGCGCCGACGAAGATCGAGTTCCTGTTGCAGCGGCACCAGCTGGTCGGCGCGGCCTGCGCGATCGGCGACCGGCGTCCACACGTGACCGCGCTGCTCACCCTCAACCCCGACCGGGCCGCGGAGTGGGCGGCCGAACGCGGGCTGGACCCGGATCTGGCCCAGCTGAGCCAGAATCCCGACCTGCTCGCCGAGATCGGCGAGGCGGTGCACAAGGCCAACGGTGAGCTGTCCAAGGCCGAGCAGGTGCGTGCCTTCCGCGTGCTCCCGGTGGAGTGGTCGGTGGACGGCGGGGAGCTGACCGCGAACTTCAAGAAGCGGCGCAACCCCATCGCGGAGAAGTACGCGGAGGTCATCGAGCAGCTGTACCGGGACGGGCGATGA
- a CDS encoding non-ribosomal peptide synthetase has product MTSRPASATQLEMWLAVQGEPESGRYNASIDLEFSAPPDVPALRAALADVLARHPELRGCFVLEGGELRQVVRPGLAASLLEVARPGPYDREAALAWARAEGDRPFDLASAPLLRAGLLTCPDGALLVLTVHHIVTDTWSMEVLAKHLLTAYQARLDGQTTDLPGPSEVDAEDTAEEDLAHWAELVADGWTALAVPADLVRPESGAGGGGTLVAELSPAALTGLRELAETERVSAATVLLAGWGLVLSAWSGEPDGVLGMPFSGRSDPRLDHEIGLHTRVLPVRVRLDESATFQDLLDATREQVLDGLEHERVPLDRLRTALARHGADAGVYRAVFDHRWAEPVSWTVAGTTVRLLDHEVEGVKYDLGLAGIEGPESLRLRVDYDTGVYRESTVRLVLDQLTALLTAAVANPERRCRDLLAGLATPAPARPSEEDGTEALLPELVLGHARRDPAALAVRHGEDVLTYGELADRAGALANWLRARGAGPERIVALVLPPGADTVVAMLAVALSGAAYLPLDPAYPAHQRALVLEDAAPVVVLGADGYALADALTESAGLPVTPPVAGIGPGSTLNVLYTSGSTGKPKGVVLPHIGIARLMGSHRFLKLAHTDVIAGLCPLNFDGATFEIWGALAHGAALLVLDKDIVLSPAELREQVRTHGVTTLVITTPLLNRIIEDTPDLLQSLRRVYFGGERISVPHVRRALRWCAPGTLVHSYGPTENSFTSTWWPIESVGERERTVPIGVAVPETELHVVFEGTTTPAPAGVIGELLLGGPGLAHGYLNDPERTAKVFVPNPFGPGTLYRTGDRVRWTAEGLLEFVSRADNQVKIRSQRVELGEVESALLAHELVEACFVTTAQNQRDEREIVAYLVWAGPSDVDTLRAHLRKVLPSFAVPTHLVGLDALPLNRNGKIDRPRLPKPEAAPAPAPVAEPVPEPARPLGALDQVLAAWREVLGVAEVTARDSFFDVGGHSLLVVKLQEALRARTGVTVSIAQLMGNPTAADQAELLSGAAPVTALPVVLRGADAAEDIAVIGMAGRFAGARDVEEYWANLRAGRDCLTTGRPPVEHADGSRTVYRYGLLADGLAYDGCLSGIGADEHRPVDPQHAVFYECLWAAVEDAGLRMSDLRGRTSLYGGRAVPGVKPNAEGFLPAGEVVFTEATFMTTWFSYHHDLGGESMLVDSGCSTALVAVHLAAESLRRGDCDYALAGGVSIQANADGSYLWEPGQVFAEDGVSRPFDRRTTGVVAGDGAGAVLLRRLSDARRDGDPIHAVIKGSAINNDGLRKVGYTAPGVDGQAKVLARALARAGVPAAEVGYVETHGTGTRLGDAVELGALTQVYGEGGPLALGSVKAAIGHTDTAAGIAGLIKAALAVREGFLPATPNVAEPVADLPERFELLPEGRAWSRPDGPRTAGVSSFGLGGTNAHVIIQEHREEDR; this is encoded by the coding sequence ATGACCTCCCGACCGGCCAGTGCCACCCAGCTGGAGATGTGGCTGGCGGTGCAGGGCGAACCCGAGTCCGGCCGGTACAACGCGAGCATCGACCTGGAGTTCAGCGCACCGCCGGACGTGCCCGCGCTGCGGGCCGCGCTGGCCGACGTGCTGGCCCGCCACCCGGAGCTGCGCGGCTGCTTCGTGCTGGAGGGCGGCGAGCTGCGCCAGGTGGTGCGGCCCGGGCTGGCCGCGAGCCTGCTGGAGGTCGCGCGGCCCGGTCCGTACGACCGGGAGGCAGCGCTTGCCTGGGCCCGCGCGGAGGGCGACCGGCCGTTCGACCTGGCCTCCGCGCCGCTGCTGCGGGCGGGCCTGCTCACCTGTCCGGACGGCGCGCTGCTGGTGCTGACCGTGCACCACATCGTCACCGACACCTGGTCGATGGAGGTGCTGGCCAAGCACCTGCTCACCGCCTACCAGGCCCGGCTGGACGGCCAGACCACCGACCTGCCCGGACCGTCCGAAGTGGACGCCGAGGACACGGCCGAGGAGGACCTGGCGCACTGGGCGGAGCTGGTCGCCGACGGCTGGACCGCGCTGGCGGTGCCCGCCGACCTGGTCCGCCCGGAGTCCGGCGCAGGCGGCGGCGGCACGCTCGTCGCCGAGCTGTCCCCGGCCGCCCTGACCGGGCTGCGCGAGCTGGCCGAGACCGAACGCGTCTCGGCGGCGACCGTGCTGCTCGCCGGGTGGGGCCTGGTGCTCTCGGCGTGGAGCGGGGAGCCGGACGGGGTGCTCGGCATGCCGTTCAGCGGCCGCAGCGACCCGCGCCTGGACCACGAGATCGGCCTGCACACCCGTGTGCTGCCGGTGCGCGTGCGCCTGGACGAGTCCGCGACCTTCCAGGACCTCCTGGACGCCACGCGTGAGCAGGTGCTGGACGGCCTGGAGCACGAGCGCGTCCCGCTGGACCGGCTGCGCACGGCGCTGGCCCGGCACGGCGCGGACGCCGGGGTCTACCGCGCGGTCTTCGACCACCGCTGGGCCGAACCGGTGTCCTGGACCGTGGCCGGTACAACCGTGCGGCTGCTCGACCACGAGGTGGAGGGCGTCAAGTACGACCTCGGCCTGGCGGGCATCGAGGGCCCGGAGTCCTTGCGGCTGCGGGTGGACTACGACACCGGGGTCTACCGCGAGAGCACCGTGCGGCTGGTGCTGGACCAGCTGACCGCGCTGCTCACCGCGGCGGTCGCCAACCCGGAGCGGCGCTGCCGCGACCTGCTGGCCGGGCTGGCGACCCCGGCCCCGGCACGACCGTCCGAAGAGGACGGGACCGAGGCGTTGCTGCCCGAGCTCGTGCTCGGCCACGCACGGCGTGACCCGGCCGCGCTCGCGGTCCGGCACGGCGAGGACGTGCTGACCTACGGCGAGCTGGCCGACCGCGCCGGTGCGCTGGCGAACTGGCTGCGGGCACGTGGGGCCGGGCCGGAGCGGATCGTCGCGCTGGTGCTGCCGCCCGGGGCGGACACCGTGGTGGCCATGCTCGCGGTGGCCCTCTCCGGTGCGGCCTACCTGCCACTGGACCCGGCCTACCCGGCCCACCAGCGCGCACTCGTCCTGGAGGACGCCGCACCGGTGGTCGTGCTCGGCGCGGACGGGTACGCCCTGGCCGACGCGCTCACCGAGTCCGCCGGGCTGCCGGTCACCCCGCCGGTGGCCGGGATCGGGCCCGGGAGCACGCTCAACGTGCTCTACACCTCCGGGTCCACCGGCAAGCCCAAGGGCGTGGTGTTGCCGCACATCGGCATCGCCCGGCTGATGGGCTCGCACCGGTTCCTCAAGCTGGCGCACACCGACGTCATCGCCGGGCTGTGCCCGCTGAACTTCGACGGCGCCACCTTCGAGATCTGGGGCGCGCTGGCCCACGGCGCGGCGCTGCTGGTGCTGGACAAGGACATCGTGCTCAGCCCGGCCGAGCTGCGGGAGCAGGTGCGCACGCACGGCGTGACCACGCTGGTGATCACCACTCCCCTGCTCAACCGGATCATCGAGGACACCCCGGACCTGCTCCAGTCGCTGCGCCGGGTGTACTTCGGCGGCGAGCGCATCTCGGTGCCGCACGTGCGGCGCGCGCTGCGCTGGTGCGCCCCCGGCACGCTCGTGCACAGCTACGGGCCGACGGAGAACTCGTTCACCTCGACCTGGTGGCCGATCGAGTCGGTGGGCGAACGCGAGCGCACCGTGCCGATCGGGGTGGCCGTGCCGGAGACCGAGCTGCACGTGGTCTTCGAGGGCACCACCACGCCCGCCCCGGCCGGGGTGATCGGCGAGCTGCTGCTCGGCGGCCCCGGCCTCGCGCACGGCTACCTCAACGACCCGGAGCGCACGGCGAAGGTGTTCGTGCCCAACCCGTTCGGGCCCGGGACGCTCTACCGCACCGGCGACCGCGTGCGCTGGACCGCCGAGGGCCTGCTGGAGTTCGTCAGCCGCGCCGACAACCAGGTCAAGATCCGCAGCCAGCGGGTCGAGCTCGGTGAGGTCGAGTCCGCGCTGCTGGCGCACGAGCTGGTCGAGGCGTGTTTCGTCACCACCGCGCAGAACCAGCGGGACGAACGGGAGATCGTCGCCTACCTCGTGTGGGCCGGACCGTCCGATGTGGACACCCTGCGGGCGCACCTGCGCAAGGTGCTGCCCTCCTTCGCGGTGCCCACGCACCTGGTCGGGCTGGACGCGCTGCCGCTCAACCGCAACGGCAAGATCGACCGGCCGCGCCTGCCCAAGCCCGAGGCGGCCCCGGCCCCGGCCCCGGTCGCCGAGCCGGTGCCCGAGCCCGCGCGGCCGCTGGGTGCCCTGGACCAGGTCCTGGCGGCCTGGCGCGAGGTGCTCGGGGTGGCCGAGGTGACCGCGCGGGACAGCTTCTTCGACGTCGGCGGCCACTCGCTGCTGGTGGTCAAGCTCCAGGAGGCGCTGCGCGCCCGGACCGGGGTCACCGTGTCCATCGCGCAGCTCATGGGCAACCCGACCGCCGCCGACCAGGCCGAGCTGCTCTCCGGCGCCGCGCCGGTGACCGCGCTGCCCGTGGTGCTGCGCGGGGCCGACGCCGCCGAGGACATCGCGGTGATCGGCATGGCCGGGCGGTTCGCCGGGGCGCGGGACGTTGAGGAGTACTGGGCGAACCTGCGTGCCGGGCGTGACTGCCTGACCACCGGCCGCCCGCCGGTCGAGCACGCCGACGGCTCCCGCACCGTGTACCGGTACGGGCTGCTGGCCGACGGCCTGGCCTACGACGGTTGCCTGTCCGGCATCGGCGCCGACGAGCACCGCCCGGTGGACCCGCAGCACGCGGTGTTCTACGAGTGCCTGTGGGCCGCGGTGGAGGACGCCGGGCTGCGCATGTCCGACCTGCGGGGGCGCACCAGCCTCTACGGCGGCCGCGCGGTGCCCGGCGTCAAGCCGAACGCCGAGGGGTTCCTCCCGGCCGGGGAGGTGGTCTTCACCGAGGCCACCTTCATGACCACCTGGTTCTCCTACCACCACGACCTGGGCGGCGAGTCCATGCTGGTGGACTCCGGCTGCTCCACCGCGCTGGTCGCGGTGCACCTGGCGGCGGAGAGCCTGCGGCGCGGCGACTGCGACTACGCGCTGGCCGGTGGCGTGTCCATCCAGGCCAACGCGGACGGCTCCTACCTCTGGGAGCCAGGGCAGGTCTTCGCCGAGGACGGCGTGTCCCGGCCCTTCGACCGCCGCACCACCGGGGTCGTGGCCGGGGACGGGGCGGGCGCGGTGCTGCTGCGCCGCCTGTCCGACGCCCGCCGCGACGGCGACCCCATCCACGCGGTGATCAAGGGCTCGGCCATCAACAACGACGGCCTGCGCAAGGTCGGCTACACCGCGCCCGGGGTGGACGGCCAGGCGAAGGTCCTGGCGAGGGCGCTGGCCCGCGCCGGGGTGCCCGCCGCCGAGGTCGGCTACGTGGAGACCCACGGCACCGGCACCCGGCTCGGCGACGCGGTCGAGCTGGGCGCGCTGACCCAGGTCTACGGCGAGGGCGGGCCGCTGGCGCTCGGCTCGGTCAAGGCCGCCATCGGGCACACCGACACCGCCGCGGGCATCGCCGGGCTGATCAAGGCCGCCCTGGCCGTACGGGAGGGCTTCCTGCCCGCCACACCGAACGTGGCCGAGCCGGTGGCCGACCTGCCCGAGCGGTTCGAGCTGCT